From Luteococcus japonicus, one genomic window encodes:
- the iolG gene encoding inositol 2-dehydrogenase, with protein sequence MLRIAVIGAGRIGHVHARSVANHPEAQLVLVCDPIGDAAEKLASQYGARSCKEADEVFADPEVDAVIVGSPTHLHLPQLIAAAKAGKAVLCEKPVAQEVSQVEAVQEELDQITTPVMFGFNRRFDPSFAAVKKGVDEGAIGDLEQLTIISRDPSAPPASYIKVSGGIFRDMTIHDFDMARNFLGDIVEVNASGQNFVPEIKAEGDFDAAVVVLTAADGKVATIINNRRCASGYDQRLEAAGSKGALFAENVRPNTVRLNNAEVTNAEAPYLDFFLERYEAAYTNELGAFIEAVSTSQTPQPGLKDAVEALRIADAATTSAHEGHPVRLDG encoded by the coding sequence ATGTTGCGCATCGCCGTCATCGGAGCCGGACGCATCGGCCACGTCCACGCCCGTTCCGTGGCCAACCACCCCGAGGCCCAGCTCGTGCTGGTCTGCGACCCGATCGGCGACGCCGCCGAGAAGCTCGCCTCCCAGTACGGCGCCCGCTCCTGCAAGGAGGCCGACGAGGTCTTCGCTGATCCCGAGGTGGACGCCGTCATCGTCGGCTCCCCCACCCACCTCCATCTGCCCCAGCTGATCGCCGCTGCCAAGGCCGGCAAGGCCGTCCTCTGCGAGAAGCCGGTGGCCCAGGAGGTCAGCCAGGTGGAGGCCGTCCAGGAGGAGCTGGACCAGATCACCACCCCGGTGATGTTCGGCTTCAACCGCCGCTTCGACCCCTCCTTCGCCGCAGTGAAGAAGGGCGTCGACGAGGGTGCCATCGGAGACCTGGAGCAGCTCACCATCATCAGCCGCGACCCCTCCGCCCCGCCCGCCAGCTACATCAAGGTCTCGGGCGGCATCTTCCGCGACATGACCATCCACGACTTCGACATGGCCCGCAACTTCCTGGGCGACATCGTCGAGGTCAATGCCTCCGGCCAGAACTTCGTGCCCGAGATCAAGGCCGAGGGCGACTTCGACGCCGCCGTCGTCGTGCTGACCGCCGCCGACGGCAAGGTGGCCACCATCATCAACAACCGTCGCTGCGCCTCCGGCTACGACCAGCGCCTGGAGGCCGCAGGGTCCAAGGGCGCCCTCTTCGCCGAGAACGTCCGGCCGAACACGGTGCGCCTCAACAATGCCGAGGTCACCAATGCCGAGGCCCCGTACCTGGACTTCTTCCTGGAGCGTTACGAGGCCGCCTACACCAACGAGTTGGGCGCCTTCATCGAGGCAGTCAGCACCAGCCAGACACCCCAGCCCGGTCTGAAGGATGCCGTCGAGGCCCTGCGCATCGCCGACGCGGCCACCACCTCCGCCCACGAAGGGCACCCTGTCCGTCTGGACGGCTGA
- a CDS encoding sugar phosphate isomerase/epimerase family protein, which produces MVDIALDPNMYYMTMSVPETLRKAADLGFQYVELSPQADFHFWHHYPKADDDFVAELNKAQQETGVKVRTLNPVFNWSSTDETERQAQVRNWRRLLELADQLDVREITSEFSGNPNTPRECEAQWYRSMEELVPDFEKYGIRLNMEAHPYDFVELHDDAYRLVRGVNKEWIGYEFCCPHAFHLSDGKGDVARMIRDSAPKLREVHMADAFNHRANDGNRYIINPPGVDARIHQHNEIGLGEVPWDEVFATLREINFDGVISVCVFGWHEKADDVNRRMLERITKELVA; this is translated from the coding sequence ATGGTCGACATCGCCCTTGACCCGAACATGTACTACATGACCATGTCGGTGCCCGAGACCCTGCGCAAGGCGGCCGACCTGGGCTTCCAGTACGTGGAACTCTCGCCCCAGGCGGACTTCCACTTCTGGCACCACTACCCCAAGGCCGACGACGACTTCGTCGCCGAGCTGAACAAGGCCCAGCAGGAGACCGGGGTGAAGGTCCGCACGCTGAACCCCGTCTTCAACTGGTCCTCCACCGATGAGACGGAGCGCCAGGCGCAGGTGCGCAACTGGCGACGGCTGCTGGAGCTGGCCGACCAGCTCGATGTGCGGGAGATCACCAGTGAGTTCTCCGGGAATCCCAACACTCCGCGTGAGTGCGAGGCGCAGTGGTACCGCTCCATGGAGGAGCTGGTCCCGGACTTCGAGAAGTACGGCATTCGCCTCAACATGGAGGCCCACCCCTATGACTTCGTCGAGCTCCATGACGATGCGTACCGCCTGGTCCGGGGCGTGAACAAGGAGTGGATCGGCTACGAGTTCTGCTGTCCGCACGCCTTCCACCTGTCCGACGGCAAGGGCGATGTGGCGCGCATGATTCGTGACAGCGCGCCCAAGCTGCGCGAGGTGCACATGGCCGACGCCTTCAACCACCGGGCCAATGACGGCAACCGCTACATCATCAATCCGCCGGGAGTGGACGCCCGGATCCACCAGCACAACGAGATCGGCCTGGGCGAAGTGCCCTGGGACGAGGTCTTCGCCACGCTGCGTGAGATCAACTTCGACGGCGTCATCTCGGTCTGTGTCTTCGGCTGGCACGAGAAGGCCGATGACGTGAACCGCCGCATGCTCGAGCGCATCACCAAGGAGCTCGTTGCCTGA
- the iolD gene encoding 3D-(3,5/4)-trihydroxycyclohexane-1,2-dione acylhydrolase (decyclizing), with protein MSNDAYRGTVDLTVAQATIRFLSNQYSERDGVEQRLIPGAFGIFGHGNVAGIGQALLQNEIDPADGENAMPYIMPRNEQGQVHAAAAFAKATNRMQTWMCTASIGPGSLNMVTGAALATTNRVPVLLFPSDQFATRMPDPVLQQLEDPTNLNISVNDCFVPVSRFFDRINRPEQLIPSLLNAMRVLTDPAETGAVTIAMPQDVQAERWTWPVELFDKRVWHVRRPPAEPAALARAAEMIKASKRPMVIAGGGVIYSEASEQLRTFATKTGIPVADTQAGKGAINFDHECSIGGVGSTGGDSGNHIADEADLVIGIGTRYSDFTTASKTQFKNPDVKFVNINVASFDAAKQSAEMMVADAREALVALTELLDGYHVDPAYTEKVAAEKKAWEEQVQLCYHRDHGPLPAQTEVFGALNELMGDEDVVINAAGSMPGDLQALWQAKTPVQYHVEYAFSCMGYEVPAALGVKLARPESEVVAIVGDGTYQMLPMELATVVQEKIKVIYVLLQNYGFASIGALSESRGSQRFGTKYRQRGEGSHLADDELIAGVDIAANAASWGLDVLKVNGIQEFREAYQKAHESDRPTMIHIETDLTGPNPPGSSWWDVPVSGVSRLESTQKAYADYVEDRKPQRHYL; from the coding sequence GTGAGCAATGACGCTTACCGCGGCACCGTCGACCTGACCGTCGCCCAGGCCACCATCCGCTTCCTGTCCAACCAGTACTCCGAGCGCGACGGCGTCGAGCAGCGCCTCATCCCCGGCGCCTTCGGCATCTTCGGCCACGGCAATGTCGCCGGCATCGGCCAGGCCCTGCTGCAGAACGAGATCGACCCCGCCGATGGCGAGAACGCGATGCCGTACATCATGCCCCGCAACGAGCAGGGACAGGTGCACGCGGCAGCCGCCTTCGCCAAGGCCACCAACCGGATGCAGACCTGGATGTGCACCGCGTCCATCGGACCCGGCTCGCTCAACATGGTCACCGGAGCCGCCTTGGCCACCACCAACCGGGTGCCGGTGCTTCTCTTCCCGTCGGACCAGTTCGCCACACGGATGCCCGATCCGGTGCTGCAGCAGCTGGAGGACCCCACGAACCTCAACATCTCCGTCAACGACTGCTTCGTGCCCGTCTCGCGCTTCTTCGACCGGATCAACCGGCCCGAGCAGCTCATCCCGTCGCTGCTCAATGCCATGCGGGTGCTCACCGATCCGGCCGAGACCGGTGCGGTCACCATCGCCATGCCGCAGGACGTCCAGGCGGAGCGATGGACCTGGCCCGTGGAGCTGTTCGACAAGCGGGTGTGGCACGTGCGCCGTCCCCCGGCCGAGCCGGCCGCACTGGCCCGTGCGGCGGAGATGATCAAGGCGTCGAAGCGGCCGATGGTGATCGCCGGTGGCGGCGTCATCTACTCCGAGGCCAGTGAGCAGCTGCGCACCTTCGCCACGAAGACCGGAATCCCGGTGGCCGACACCCAGGCCGGCAAGGGCGCCATCAACTTCGACCACGAGTGCTCGATCGGCGGCGTGGGTTCCACGGGAGGCGACTCCGGCAACCACATCGCAGACGAGGCTGACCTGGTGATCGGCATCGGCACCCGCTACTCGGACTTCACCACCGCGTCGAAGACCCAGTTCAAGAACCCCGACGTGAAGTTCGTCAACATCAACGTCGCCAGCTTCGATGCCGCCAAGCAGTCGGCCGAGATGATGGTCGCCGACGCGCGTGAGGCGCTGGTTGCGCTGACGGAACTGCTCGACGGCTACCACGTCGATCCTGCCTACACCGAGAAGGTCGCGGCCGAGAAGAAGGCCTGGGAGGAGCAGGTCCAGCTCTGCTACCACCGTGACCACGGCCCACTCCCCGCCCAGACGGAGGTCTTCGGTGCCCTCAACGAGTTGATGGGCGACGAGGACGTCGTGATCAACGCTGCCGGCTCGATGCCCGGTGACCTGCAGGCCCTGTGGCAGGCGAAGACCCCGGTCCAGTACCACGTGGAGTACGCCTTCAGCTGCATGGGCTACGAGGTTCCCGCCGCCCTGGGTGTGAAGCTGGCCCGCCCGGAATCGGAGGTAGTCGCCATCGTGGGCGACGGGACCTACCAGATGCTCCCCATGGAGCTGGCCACGGTGGTCCAGGAGAAGATCAAGGTCATCTACGTCCTGTTGCAGAACTACGGATTCGCCAGCATCGGCGCCCTGTCGGAGTCCCGTGGCTCGCAGCGCTTCGGCACCAAGTACCGCCAGCGCGGCGAAGGCAGCCATCTGGCCGACGACGAGCTGATCGCCGGCGTGGACATTGCCGCCAATGCCGCCTCGTGGGGGCTGGATGTGCTCAAGGTCAACGGCATCCAGGAGTTCCGCGAGGCCTACCAGAAGGCCCACGAGTCGGACCGTCCCACGATGATCCACATCGAGACGGACCTGACGGGCCCCAACCCGCCCGGATCCAGCTGGTGGGACGTGCCGGTCTCCGGCGTCTCCCGACTGGAGAGCACTCAGAAGGCGTACGCGGACTACGTCGAGGACCGCAAGCCGCAGCGTCACTACCTGTGA
- a CDS encoding GntR family transcriptional regulator translates to MSGDVYTPEINLDRNSPIPLYFQIAEPIAAAINSHELPSGTRIEDELSMAKRLKVSRPTARQALQRLVDQGLVVRQRGVGTRVAPALIHRPMELTSLHSDLTRGGHQATTRLLDYADREATAEEAETMGLAGAGTEITEIRRLRLADEHPIAIMRNLIPRELAPSASELETGGLYEALRNRHVQLFSARQSIGARNASLEEAKLLEVKRGASLLTMRRATNNEAGQIVEFGDHVYRADRYTFDSTVFTS, encoded by the coding sequence ATGAGCGGCGACGTCTACACACCGGAGATCAATCTCGACCGGAACAGCCCCATCCCGCTCTACTTCCAGATTGCCGAGCCGATCGCAGCCGCCATCAACTCCCACGAGTTGCCCAGCGGAACACGCATCGAGGACGAACTGTCCATGGCCAAGCGGCTGAAGGTCTCCCGACCCACCGCCCGCCAGGCCCTGCAGCGACTGGTGGACCAGGGACTGGTGGTCCGCCAGCGTGGCGTCGGGACTCGCGTCGCGCCGGCCCTGATCCATCGCCCCATGGAACTGACCAGCCTGCACAGCGACCTGACGCGCGGCGGCCACCAGGCCACCACCAGGCTCCTGGACTATGCGGACCGGGAGGCCACAGCCGAGGAGGCCGAGACCATGGGGCTCGCGGGCGCCGGCACCGAGATCACGGAGATCCGACGCCTGCGGCTTGCCGACGAACACCCCATCGCGATCATGCGCAACCTGATCCCCCGCGAGCTGGCTCCGTCAGCGAGCGAGCTGGAGACCGGCGGCCTCTACGAGGCGCTGCGCAACCGCCATGTGCAGCTCTTCTCCGCGCGCCAGTCCATCGGCGCGCGCAATGCGAGCCTCGAGGAGGCAAAGCTGCTCGAGGTGAAGCGGGGAGCCTCGCTGCTCACCATGCGCCGCGCCACCAACAACGAGGCCGGCCAGATCGTCGAGTTCGGTGATCATGTCTACCGGGCAGACCGGTACACCTTCGACTCGACCGTGTTCACCTCCTGA
- a CDS encoding TIM barrel protein, with protein MQFENKGKSVNTTNPRYSKLTIGVCPDQWGVWFPSDPKQINPDVAMTEMAEAGFEVLETGPWGYFPKDPKELQRWVDERGMRVVAGTGWGILHKEEAWAETEKTFRDIAETHAAVGAEYIVHLPPLYRDDKTWEFTDDRVLSPEAWQLYVDNANKLGRIMKQDYGLTMVLHPHGDSHIETPEEIDRIFQATDPEYVSFCLDTGHIVYGGGDPVELCQKYPERIGYVHIKAFDEALVKEAHEKDWPFGEAVAKGASVCPPAGLPPMDTLIEALADLDKELYVICEQDMYPCAPDFPKGNAINMRKYLASLGLGLA; from the coding sequence ATGCAGTTCGAGAACAAGGGCAAGTCCGTCAACACCACCAACCCGCGCTACTCCAAGCTCACGATCGGCGTGTGCCCGGACCAGTGGGGAGTCTGGTTCCCCAGTGACCCCAAGCAGATCAACCCCGATGTCGCCATGACCGAGATGGCCGAGGCGGGTTTCGAGGTCCTCGAGACCGGCCCCTGGGGCTACTTCCCGAAGGATCCCAAGGAACTGCAGCGTTGGGTGGACGAGCGCGGCATGCGCGTCGTCGCCGGCACCGGTTGGGGCATCCTGCACAAGGAGGAGGCCTGGGCTGAAACCGAGAAGACCTTCCGTGACATCGCCGAGACCCACGCCGCTGTCGGTGCCGAGTACATCGTGCACCTGCCCCCGCTGTACCGCGACGACAAGACCTGGGAATTCACCGACGACCGTGTCCTGTCGCCCGAGGCATGGCAGCTCTACGTCGACAATGCCAACAAGCTCGGCCGCATCATGAAGCAGGACTACGGCCTGACCATGGTGCTGCACCCCCACGGTGACTCGCACATCGAGACCCCCGAGGAGATCGACCGGATCTTCCAGGCGACCGACCCGGAGTACGTCTCCTTCTGTCTGGACACCGGCCACATCGTCTACGGCGGTGGCGATCCCGTCGAGCTGTGCCAGAAGTACCCCGAGCGGATCGGCTATGTGCACATCAAGGCCTTCGACGAGGCACTGGTCAAGGAGGCCCATGAGAAGGACTGGCCCTTCGGTGAGGCCGTCGCCAAGGGCGCCTCGGTCTGCCCGCCCGCCGGCCTGCCCCCGATGGACACCCTGATCGAGGCCCTGGCTGACCTTGACAAGGAGCTGTACGTGATCTGCGAGCAGGACATGTACCCCTGCGCCCCCGACTTCCCCAAGGGCAATGCCATCAACATGCGCAAGTACCTGGCCTCGCTGGGCCTCGGGCTGGCCTGA
- a CDS encoding transaldolase family protein, producing the protein MAIEFTPGPLLEATRQFPTALWNDSADPDELAQSISFGAVGATCNPSIAYTCINMKKDKWLPRIKELAAEMPEASESEIGWTVVREMSIEAAKMLEPIFEEHKGRNGRLSMQTDPRLARSWKALADQAEEFSNLAPNIIVKIPATSVGVKAIEEATYRGVSVNVTVSFSVPQCVATGEAIERGLQRREAEGKDVSTMGPVVTLMGGRLDDWLKIVAEREQRFVDPGVFEWAGVACIKRAHQEFQKRGLRARVLVAAFRNVLQWSELQGGDLVVSPPFKWQKRINASDYKPVNKIDEPVDERVMAELLKMPEFVRAYEPDGMTPEEFDSFGATVRTLRGFMEADNDLDVLVRNVIMPAP; encoded by the coding sequence ATGGCCATCGAATTCACACCTGGACCGCTGCTCGAGGCGACCCGCCAGTTCCCCACCGCCCTGTGGAATGACTCGGCGGATCCCGACGAGCTGGCCCAGTCGATCAGCTTCGGTGCCGTCGGCGCGACGTGCAACCCGTCGATCGCCTACACCTGCATCAACATGAAGAAGGACAAGTGGCTGCCCCGGATCAAGGAGCTCGCCGCCGAGATGCCGGAGGCCAGCGAGTCCGAGATCGGCTGGACCGTCGTGCGCGAGATGTCCATCGAGGCCGCCAAGATGCTCGAGCCGATCTTCGAGGAGCACAAGGGCCGCAACGGGCGCCTGTCGATGCAGACCGACCCCCGCCTGGCCCGCAGCTGGAAGGCCCTGGCCGACCAGGCCGAGGAGTTCAGCAACCTGGCTCCCAACATCATCGTGAAGATCCCCGCCACCAGCGTCGGCGTCAAGGCCATTGAGGAGGCCACCTACCGTGGCGTATCGGTCAACGTGACCGTCAGCTTCTCCGTCCCGCAGTGCGTGGCCACCGGCGAGGCCATCGAGCGCGGCCTCCAGCGCCGCGAGGCCGAGGGCAAGGACGTCTCCACCATGGGCCCGGTCGTCACCCTGATGGGCGGCCGCCTCGACGACTGGCTGAAGATCGTCGCCGAGCGCGAGCAGCGCTTCGTCGATCCCGGCGTCTTCGAATGGGCCGGCGTGGCCTGCATCAAGCGCGCCCACCAGGAATTCCAGAAGCGCGGCCTGCGCGCCCGCGTCCTGGTGGCGGCCTTCCGCAATGTCCTGCAGTGGTCCGAGCTGCAGGGTGGCGACCTGGTCGTCTCCCCGCCCTTCAAGTGGCAGAAGCGGATCAACGCGTCGGACTACAAGCCGGTCAACAAGATCGACGAGCCCGTCGACGAGCGCGTGATGGCCGAGTTGCTGAAGATGCCCGAATTCGTCCGTGCCTACGAGCCCGACGGCATGACCCCGGAGGAGTTCGACAGCTTCGGCGCCACCGTGCGCACCCTGCGCGGCTTCATGGAGGCCGACAACGACCTCGACGTCCTGGTGCGCAACGTGATCATGCCCGCCCCGTGA
- a CDS encoding zinc-binding dehydrogenase: MSVQIPETMRAAVLREPGKGLRVETLRTPRPNADEVLIKVDACGMCHSDLHVIGGAIAFPMPAVLGHEVAGTIVELGQGTEHTGLAVGQRVAGAFLMPCGRCPACATGHDELCGPFFDLNRLKGVLYDGTTRLATPDGDPVYMYSMGGLAEYAVIPATSVAPVPDEIDTVPSAILGCAAMTAYGAVRRSGLQYGETVAVVAVGGVGSNICQIAAAMGAKQVIAIDVSDEKLAPVTGFGATATVNSATSDAREKVLELTGGRGVDVAFEALGIGPTWKTALDVLSDGGRMVPIGLGAGVQTAEVEINRTVRRSQSILGSYGARTRVDLPAVVDMAARGEINYKDLVTRRFSLEQAGEGYDLLRQGGIVGRAVVDMSL; encoded by the coding sequence ATGTCCGTCCAGATTCCCGAAACCATGCGCGCCGCCGTGCTGCGCGAACCCGGAAAGGGTCTGCGCGTCGAGACCCTGCGCACGCCCCGTCCCAATGCCGATGAGGTCCTGATCAAGGTCGACGCCTGTGGCATGTGCCACTCGGACCTGCACGTGATCGGCGGGGCCATCGCCTTCCCGATGCCCGCCGTGCTGGGTCACGAGGTGGCCGGCACCATCGTCGAACTCGGTCAAGGTACGGAGCACACTGGCCTGGCCGTCGGGCAGCGTGTTGCTGGTGCCTTCCTGATGCCCTGCGGCCGGTGCCCGGCCTGCGCCACTGGCCACGACGAGCTCTGCGGCCCCTTCTTCGACCTGAACCGGCTGAAGGGCGTGCTCTACGACGGCACCACCCGGCTGGCCACGCCCGACGGCGACCCGGTCTACATGTACTCGATGGGTGGGCTGGCCGAGTACGCCGTGATCCCCGCCACCTCCGTCGCGCCGGTTCCCGACGAGATCGACACCGTCCCGTCGGCGATCCTGGGATGTGCCGCCATGACCGCCTATGGTGCCGTGCGCCGCTCCGGTCTGCAGTACGGCGAGACGGTGGCCGTCGTGGCCGTCGGCGGGGTGGGCAGCAACATCTGCCAGATTGCCGCGGCGATGGGGGCGAAGCAGGTGATTGCCATCGACGTGAGCGACGAGAAGCTGGCGCCCGTGACGGGCTTCGGTGCCACGGCCACGGTGAACTCCGCCACCAGCGATGCCCGCGAGAAGGTGCTCGAGCTGACCGGTGGCAGGGGTGTCGACGTCGCCTTCGAGGCGCTCGGAATCGGCCCCACCTGGAAGACGGCCCTCGACGTGCTCAGCGACGGCGGCCGGATGGTCCCGATCGGTCTCGGTGCCGGTGTGCAGACGGCCGAGGTGGAGATCAACCGCACCGTGCGGCGCAGCCAGTCCATCCTGGGCTCCTATGGTGCGCGTACCCGGGTGGACCTTCCGGCTGTGGTCGACATGGCCGCGCGGGGGGAGATCAACTACAAGGACCTGGTGACCCGCCGCTTCTCGTTGGAGCAGGCGGGGGAGGGCTACGACCTGCTGCGTCAGGGCGGGATCGTGGGCCGCGCCGTGGTGGACATGTCCTTGTGA
- the iolB gene encoding 5-deoxy-glucuronate isomerase, producing MNTNPDIYIPAGESGHGQFEADVTPERAGWAWSGIKVVKLDAGASQELQTGPDEVLVLPLQGGCTVEVEGQRFELAGRESVFKGVTDYVYVPRNKRLVITSVAGGRFAIPTARATQDLPVAHYGKDQVRTDLRGAGDCSRQVNNYALNNGVPTSHLLVCEVLTPGGNWSSYPAHKHEEFSDVERELEEVYYFEVTAGPDGPGFALHRTYGTPERPIDLLAEVHDRDIALVPHGWHGPCVAAPGYDLYYLNVMAGPAEDQVWLAIDDPQHHWIRSTWEDQDIDPRLPFTN from the coding sequence GTGAACACCAATCCCGACATCTACATCCCCGCGGGGGAGAGCGGCCACGGCCAGTTCGAGGCCGACGTCACCCCGGAGCGGGCCGGCTGGGCCTGGTCCGGCATCAAGGTCGTCAAGCTCGACGCCGGAGCCAGCCAGGAGCTGCAGACCGGTCCCGACGAGGTGCTGGTCCTCCCGCTGCAGGGCGGCTGCACCGTCGAGGTCGAGGGCCAGCGATTCGAGCTGGCCGGGCGGGAGAGTGTCTTCAAGGGCGTCACCGACTACGTCTACGTGCCGCGCAACAAGCGCCTGGTCATCACCTCGGTGGCCGGTGGCCGCTTCGCGATCCCGACGGCGCGTGCCACCCAGGACCTTCCCGTCGCCCACTACGGGAAGGACCAGGTCCGCACGGACCTGCGCGGTGCCGGTGACTGCTCCCGCCAGGTCAACAACTACGCCCTCAACAACGGCGTGCCCACCAGCCACCTGCTGGTCTGTGAGGTGCTGACCCCCGGCGGCAACTGGTCCAGCTACCCCGCGCACAAGCACGAGGAGTTCAGCGACGTGGAGCGCGAGCTGGAGGAGGTCTACTACTTCGAGGTGACCGCCGGCCCTGACGGCCCCGGCTTCGCCCTGCACCGCACCTACGGCACGCCCGAGCGCCCCATCGACCTGCTGGCCGAGGTGCACGACCGGGACATTGCCCTGGTCCCGCACGGCTGGCACGGCCCCTGCGTCGCGGCGCCCGGGTACGACCTCTACTACCTCAACGTGATGGCCGGCCCCGCCGAGGACCAGGTCTGGTTGGCGATCGACGATCCCCAGCACCACTGGATTCGCAGTACCTGGGAGGACCAGGACATCGATCCTCGCCTGCCCTTCACGAACTGA
- a CDS encoding Cgl0159 family (beta/alpha)8-fold protein: MSLVERIVEIRAQDPHRIARVLAERPRGTMPADGGKLMIIACDHPARGALVVGRDETAMADREELLGRCVEALGRPGVHGFLGTADLVEDLALLGALDGKLVYGSMNRGGLMGAKFEMDDRFTGYDARGVKESGLDGGKMLMRINYADPASVATMESCARAVDELAELELMAMVEPFVSTWMAGHISNDLTPYAVMRSIAIASGLGRTSAHTWLKLPAVADMERVMAATTLPALILGGEVKKDNDESLALWQKALAIPTVRGLVIGRSLLFPPSGDVAAAVDEAVGLL; encoded by the coding sequence ATGTCATTGGTCGAACGGATCGTCGAGATCCGTGCCCAGGACCCCCACCGGATTGCCCGGGTGCTTGCTGAGCGCCCCCGGGGCACCATGCCGGCCGACGGCGGCAAGCTCATGATCATTGCCTGTGACCACCCGGCGCGAGGCGCGCTCGTGGTTGGCCGGGACGAGACGGCCATGGCAGACCGCGAGGAGTTGCTGGGACGCTGTGTGGAGGCCCTGGGGCGTCCCGGCGTGCACGGCTTCCTGGGCACCGCGGACCTGGTGGAGGACCTGGCCCTGTTGGGGGCACTCGACGGCAAGCTGGTCTACGGCTCCATGAACCGCGGTGGCCTGATGGGCGCCAAGTTCGAGATGGACGACCGCTTTACCGGCTACGACGCTCGCGGTGTCAAGGAATCCGGTCTGGACGGCGGCAAGATGCTGATGCGGATCAACTATGCGGATCCGGCCAGCGTCGCCACCATGGAGTCCTGCGCCCGGGCCGTCGATGAGCTGGCCGAACTCGAGCTGATGGCCATGGTGGAACCCTTCGTGTCCACCTGGATGGCCGGGCACATCAGCAATGACCTCACCCCCTACGCGGTGATGCGGTCCATCGCCATCGCGTCGGGCCTGGGGCGCACGTCCGCCCACACCTGGCTGAAGCTTCCCGCCGTCGCCGACATGGAGCGCGTGATGGCGGCGACGACCCTGCCCGCCCTGATCCTGGGCGGCGAGGTCAAGAAGGACAATGACGAGAGTCTCGCACTGTGGCAGAAGGCCTTGGCCATCCCCACCGTGCGTGGTCTGGTCATTGGAAGATCCCTGTTGTTCCCGCCGTCCGGAGACGTGGCGGCGGCTGTTGACGAGGCGGTAGGACTGCTGTGA
- a CDS encoding Gfo/Idh/MocA family protein, producing the protein MTVRIGLIGAGGMGRAHVERITNELAGAEVVAIADINLEAAKAVAEPLGAKAYADGKELIADPDVDAILVATFGKVHEESLIPAIEAGKYILCEKPLSTTAESCERIMAAEQKAGKKLVTVGFMRRFDQGYREMKELLEAGDLGYATLVHNRHRNPSVPEGYVSRMAIDDTAIHEIDTMRWLLGEEIVEARVDRPRFTSKRFEHLNDPIVVVMKTESGVLIDDEVNVNIQFGYSIECELVMEAGTARLGDQEKIHVRDGHGDRNRICSSHIDRFHAAFNQEVQEWIRAVGKDEHTGADSWDGYAAACVVDAAVASLEDPEGKPVKVRMVQKPDFYA; encoded by the coding sequence ATGACTGTCCGAATTGGTCTCATCGGCGCTGGCGGCATGGGCCGCGCGCACGTCGAGCGCATCACCAATGAACTTGCCGGCGCCGAGGTCGTCGCCATCGCCGACATCAACCTGGAAGCGGCCAAGGCCGTGGCCGAACCGCTGGGTGCGAAGGCCTATGCCGATGGCAAGGAGCTCATCGCAGACCCGGACGTGGACGCCATCCTGGTGGCCACCTTCGGCAAGGTGCACGAGGAATCCCTGATCCCCGCCATCGAGGCCGGCAAGTACATCCTGTGCGAGAAGCCGCTCTCGACCACGGCTGAGAGCTGCGAGCGCATCATGGCCGCAGAGCAGAAGGCCGGCAAGAAGCTGGTCACCGTCGGCTTCATGCGTCGCTTCGACCAGGGCTACCGCGAGATGAAGGAGCTCCTGGAGGCCGGGGACCTGGGCTACGCCACGCTGGTGCACAACCGGCACCGCAACCCCAGCGTTCCCGAGGGCTATGTCTCGCGCATGGCCATCGACGACACCGCCATCCACGAGATCGACACCATGCGCTGGCTGCTGGGCGAGGAGATCGTCGAGGCGCGCGTGGATCGTCCCCGCTTCACCTCCAAGCGCTTCGAACACCTCAACGACCCGATCGTCGTGGTGATGAAGACCGAGTCCGGCGTCCTGATCGACGACGAGGTGAACGTCAACATCCAGTTCGGCTACTCCATCGAGTGTGAGCTGGTGATGGAGGCCGGCACCGCTCGTCTGGGTGACCAGGAGAAGATCCACGTCCGCGACGGGCACGGCGACCGCAACAGGATCTGCAGCTCGCACATCGACCGCTTCCACGCCGCCTTCAACCAGGAGGTCCAGGAGTGGATCCGGGCGGTGGGCAAGGACGAGCACACGGGCGCAGACTCGTGGGACGGTTACGCAGCCGCCTGCGTGGTGGACGCCGCCGTCGCCTCCCTCGAGGATCCCGAGGGCAAGCCGGTGAAGGTCCGGATGGTCCAGAAGCCGGACTTCTACGCCTGA